The Medicago truncatula cultivar Jemalong A17 chromosome 4, MtrunA17r5.0-ANR, whole genome shotgun sequence genome includes a region encoding these proteins:
- the LOC25493249 gene encoding uncharacterized protein yields the protein MSKKKVSGSTMTLKDFHGGSIPSDLPLPSAPGVTVRPSDRVGYDRPATWGNPMGRPDHWSRPHTSPATRHYDDKSLFLPHTAPIGRNFDEDERKPLDGSSAPRRTISDESIRAPLPSCVEVKRSSSLSRQVAAPVSPVNVNSYSARLTEATHVGNNSQSLGVSSGGGGHPNVWSMRKEVASAIELEQSAWASANAVSKLAHASALDKVSSGRWQTVHYQTEVEAVRPTKVEGRPHAYINSNRIDTVFEKEHSDEMLARHAERGLVIDNQMQGGGRNELLEHERSGVHKYSDVRPRSVAQFSDGVQPARTDGKAVGSESQHPVASEPIERPKLKLLPRTKPLESSEPSVIEPTQGYRQVNDSVPVETVPQRHGHANFVKSVSVGTESPKDPGQRPKLNLKPLKPRPEVHEQSEASKERDRNALFGGARPRELVLKERGVDDVAIKNYDVVGNSNRVEQNTPRSEKHDDHSIQTRYVEKTEDGLNQRAGRKPERKEQKVDGDRAPGQRKNWRSGDNNSNNNRRNPRETDRQQVPERQPSPETWRKPVESSQGAGGPRYGRAASAVELAQAFSKSVSDPKVNNDRFSGQRGLNTGRTQVPFSRLVGPTSRPQINGY from the exons ATGTCGAAGAAGAAAGTGAGTGGAAGCACCATGACACTCAAGGACTTCCACGGCGGTTCTATTCCCTCCGATCTCCCTCTCCCTTCCGCTCCCGGCGT AACTGTGAGGCCTTCAGATCGAGTTGGTTATGATCGGCCTGCAACATGGGGAAATCCGATGGGGAGACCGGATCATTGGTCTCGGCCCCACACGTCTCCGGCTACTAGACATTACGATGATAAATCGTTGTTTCTTCCACATACTGCTCCAATTGGTAGGAATTTTGATGAGGATGAGAGGAAGCCATTGGATGGTAGTTCGGCTCCGAGGAGAACGATTAGTGATGAGAGTATTCGTGCTCCTTTGCCTTCTTGTGTTGAGGTGAAGCGTAGTAGTTCATTGAGCAGGCAAGTGGCTGCTCCGGTGTCACCTGTTAATGTTAATTCGTATTCGGCTAGGCTTACCGAGGCAACTCATGTGGGAAATAATTCCCAGAGTTTGGGGGTTagtagtggtggtggtggtcaCCCGAATGTGTGGTCAATGAGGAAGGAGGTGGCGAGTGCCATTGAGTTGGAGCAATCTGCTTGGGCTAGTGCGAATGCTGTTTCCAAGTTGGCTCATGCCAGTGCGCTTGATAAGGTATCGTCTGGTAGATGGCAGACGGTTCATTATCAGACAGAGGTTGAGGCGGTTAGACCAACTAAAGTGGAGGGTAGACCGCATGCGTATATTAATAGTAATAGGATAGATACAGTTTTTgaaaaggaacattctgatgaaatGCTGGCAAGGCATGCTGAAAGGGGTTTAGTTATTGATAATCAGATGCAAGGCGGTGGTAGGAATGAGTTACTCGAACATGAAAGGTCGGGAGTTCATAAGTATTCAGATGTACGGCCTAGAAGTGTAGCTCAGTTTTCGGATGGAGTTCAGCCTGCTCGAACTGATGGCAAAGCTGTTGGCTCGGAATCACAACACCCTGTAGCTTCTGAACCTATTGAACGACCTAAACTGAAGTTGCTGCCGAGAACAAAGCCACTAGAAAGTTCTGAACCTTCTGTTATTGAACCCACACAG GGATATCGTCAAGTTAATGATTCTGTCCCTGTCGAAACTGTTCCTCAGAGACATGGACATGCCAATTTTGTGAAGTCTGTTTCGGTTGGAACCGAGAGTCCAAAGGATCCAGGACAGCGTCCAAAGCTGAATCTGAAGCCTCTGAAGCCTCGGCCTGAGGTCCATGAACAGTCAGAAGCAAGCAAGGAAAGAGACAG GAATGCTTTATTTGGTGGAGCTCGCCCTCGAGAACTA GTTTTGAAGGAGCGAGGGGTTGATGATGTTGCAATAAAAAACTATGACGTTGTTGGTAATTCAAATAG GGTTGAACAAAATACTCCTAGGTCCGAGAAACACGATGATCATTCAATCCAGACTCGATACGTTGAAAAAACTGAGGATGGCCTCAATCAAAGAGCAGGCAGAAAACCTGAAAGGAAGGAGCAAAAGGTAGATGGCGACAGGGCTCCTGGACAGAGGAAGAATTGGCGCAGCGGTGATAATAACAGTAATAATAACCGGAGAAACCCGAGGGAAACTGACAGGCAGCAAGTTCCTGAGAGGCAACCTTCACCTGAAACATGGCGTAAGCCTGTGGAATCATCTCAAGGTGCTGGTGGCCCACGCTACGGTAGAGCAGCTTCAGCCGTTGAACTTGCCCAAGCATTCTCTAAATCTGTGTCAGATCCCAAAGTAAATAATGATAGATTTTCAGGCCAAAGGGGTTTGAACACTGGCAGGACGCAAGTGCCCTTTTCACGTCTTGTTGGTCCTACTTCAAGGCCCCAGATCAATGGTTATTAA
- the LOC25493250 gene encoding calcium/calmodulin-regulated receptor-like kinase 1 — protein MNSHEMSRTLLILAIGICIGFMVGAGLVFSVLVFCRSGRKRVDVEKSGPLRTEAINVHGKGADSSVTSLSDSNATFESPRTSEWSNTSFWLEGLRRKNAVSVCGIPKYSYKDIEKATSNFTTIIGHGAFGPVYKAIMPTGEAVAVKVLGANSRQGEQEFLTEVLLLGRLHHKNLVGLVGYAAERGRHMLLYIYMINGSLASHLYGENHEPLSWNMRLGIALDVARVMEYLHYSADPPIVHRDIKSSNILLDKYMKAKVTDFGLSRPEMIKPRLSNVRGTFGYLDPEYISTRTFTKKSDVYSFGVLLFELITGRNPQQGLMEYVKLAAMESEDKIAWEEIVDPQLNGNYDVHKLNDMASLALKCVNGVSKTRPSMRNIVQALSQLYKKPKRNSSQAAPSALNEVSIEVEQPETRDFSIECSEELRRLHSR, from the exons ATGAATTCGCACGAGATGAGCAGAACTCTCTTAATTTTGGCAATAGGAATATGCATAGGCTTTATGGTTGGAGCTGGTTTGGTGTTTTCAGTTTTAGTCTTCTGCAGGTCTGGAAGGAAGCGTGTAGATGTGGAGAAGAGCGGTCCTCTGAGAACCGAGGCCATTAATGTTCATGGCAAAGGGGCTGATTCCAGTGTAACATCGTTATCAGACTCCAATGCGACTTTTGAGTCACCAAGAACATCGGAATGGAGTAACACATCTTTCTGGTTAGAAGGACTTAGGAGGAAAAATGCTGTCTCAGTATGCGGAATTCCCAAATATTCTTACAA AGATATAGAAAAGGCTACTTCTAATTTCACAACGATCATAGGCCATGGAGCATTCGGTCCTGTTTACAAAGCAATCATGCCTACAGGCGAGGCAGTTGCGGTTAAAGTTCTTGGTGCTAATTCAAGACAAGGGGAACAGGAATTTTTAACCGAG GTCCTATTACTTGGAAGATTACATCATAAGAATCTTGTGGGTTTGGTGGGATATGCAGCAGAAAGAGGACGACACATGCTTCTTTACATTTATATGATCAACGGTAGTCTTGCTTCTCATTTGTATG GCGAAAATCATGAGCCATTGAGCTGGAATATGAGACTTGGCATAGCACTAGACGTTGCAAGGGTGATGGAATATCTACATTATTCG GCCGATCCTCCTATTGTGCACCGTGACATCAAATCTTCCAACATTCTGTTGGACAAGTATATGAAAGCCAAG GTCACCGACTTTGGGCTTTCCAGACCAGAAATGATTAAACCTCGTCTGTCAAATGTCAGAGGAACTTTTGGATATCTTGATCCCGAGTATATCTCTACAAGAACATTCACTAAGAAAAGTGACGTTTATAGTTTTGGTGTGCTACTGTTTGAGCTTATTACCGGCAGGAATCCACAGCAGGGTCTCATGGAATATGTAAAACTA GCTGCCATGGAAAGTGAGGACAAGATTGCATGGGAAGAAATTGTAGATCCGCAACTGAATGGAAACTATGATGTGCATAAGCTTAATGACATGGCTTCACTTGCACTCAAATGCGTCAATGGAGTCTCCAAAACCCGACCTTCAATGAGGAACATTGTTCAAGCATTATCTCAACTTTATAAGAAGCCTAAGAGAAATTCTAGCCAAGCAGCTCCTTCTGCGTTAAATGAAGTGTCTATTGAAGTGGAGCAGCCAGAAACTCGTGACTTTTCTATTGAGTGCTCAGAGGAGCTGCGCAGATTGCACAGCCGATAA
- the LOC25493251 gene encoding anthocyanidin reductase ((2S)-flavan-3-ol-forming): MASIKQIEIEKKKACVIGGTGFVASLLIKQLLEKGYAVNTTVRDLDSANKTSHLIALQSLGELNLFKAELTIEEDFDAPISGCELVFQLATPVNFASQDPENDMIKPAIKGVLNVLKACVRAKEVKRVILTSSAAAVTINELEGTGHVMDETNWSDVEFLNTAKPPTWGYPVSKVLAEKAAWKFAEENNIDLITVIPTLTIGPSLTQDIPSSVAMGMSLLTGNDFLINALKGMQFLSGSISITHVEDICRAHIFVAEKESTSGRYICCAHNTSVPELAKFLSKRYPQYKVPTEFDDFPSKAKLIISSGKLIKEGFSFKHSIAETFDQTVEYLKTQGIK; the protein is encoded by the exons ATGGCTAGTATCAaacaaatagaaatagaaaagaaGAAGGCATGTGTGATAGGTGGCACTGGTTTTGTGGCATCATTGCTGATCAAGCAGTTGCTTGAAAAGGGTTATGCTGTTAATACTACTGTTAGAGACCtag ATAGTGCAAACAAAACATCTCACCTCATAGCACTGCAAAGTTTGGGGGAACTGAATCTATTTAAAGCAGAATTAACAATTGAAGAAGATTTTGATGCTCCTATATCAGGATGTGAACTTGTCTTCCAACTTGCTACACCTGTGAACTTTGCTTCTCAAGATCCTGAG AATGACATGATAAAACCAGCAATCAAAGGTGTATTGAATGTGTTGAAAGCATGTGTAAGAGCAAAAGAAGTCAAAAGAGTTATCTTAACATCTTCAGCAGCTGCTGTGACTATAAACGAACTCGAAGGGACTGGTCATGTTATGGATGAAACCAATTGGTCTGATGTTGAGTTTTTGAACACTGCAAAGCCACCCACTTgg GGTTATCCTGTTTCAAAAGTACTAGCTGAAAAGGCTGCGTGGAAATTTGCTGAAGAAAATAACATTGATCTAATCACTGTGATACCTACTCTAACAATTGGTCCTTCTCTAACTCAAGATATCCCATCTAGTGTTGCCATGGGAATGTCACTTCTAACAG GCAATGATTTCCTCATAAATGCTTTGAAAGGAATGCAGTTTCTATCGGGTTCAATATCAATTACTCATGTCGAGGATATTTGTCGGGCTCATATTTTTGTGGCAGAGAAAGAATCAACTTCTGGTCGATACATTTGCTGTGCTCACAATACCAGTGTTCCCGAGCTTGCAAAGTTTCTCAGCAAACGATACCCTCAGTATAAAGTTCCAACTGA ATTTGATGATTTCCCCAGCAAGGCAAAGTTGATAATCTCTTCTGGAAAGCTTATCAAAGAAGGTTTCAGTTTCAAGCATAGTATTGCTGAAACTTTTGACCAAACTGTGGAGTATTTGAAGACTCAGGGGATCAagtga
- the LOC25493252 gene encoding uncharacterized protein C227.17c, with amino-acid sequence MSSEKEESSSTVKRKLSCFEHFDALWFCYSPVYQMKQYYRLGTLDNCRGKWKAWTDCLMLKTKPKSQLEEVLKARENSKKPHIWNFRTRYEASQNWQKMYGHLDKPE; translated from the exons ATGTCGTCAGAGAAGGAAGAATCAAGCTCCACAGTGAAACGCAAATTATCATGCTTTGAACACTTTGATGCACTCTGGTTCTGCTACT CCCCGGTTTATCAAATGAAGCAGTATTACAGGCTTGGTACTCTTGATAACTGTCGCGGTAAATGGAAAGCATGGACTGACTGCTTAATGCTCAAGACTAAACCCAAATCTCAACTCGAG GAAGTACTCAAAGCTCGTGAGAATTCAAAAAAGCCACACATCTGGAATTTTCGAACGCGATATGAAGCTTCACAAAACTGGCAAAAAATGTATGGTCATTTAGATAAGCCTGAATGA
- the LOC112420908 gene encoding uncharacterized protein, which yields MRSLSFKRQYSKYELGSWSILFNRHRYLLTVLTLLIILCTVYLYFAISFGTKHSCAGLTGPQKHSCHMELVKSELRTTRRHF from the coding sequence ATGAGGTCATTATCTTTCAAAAGGCAGTATTCAAAGTATGAACTGGGTAGTTGGTCCATACTCTTCAACAGGCACCGCTATCTCTTAACTGTTTTAACCCTACTGATTATCCTATGTACAGTTTATCTTTACTTTGCAATTTCTTTTGGGACCAAACACTCATGTGCTGGGTTGACTGGTCCTCAGAAACATTCTTGTCATATGGAGCTTGTTAAGAGTGAACTCCGAACTACTCGTAGACATTTTTGA
- the LOC25493254 gene encoding protein HEAT-STRESS-ASSOCIATED 32, with amino-acid sequence MSAYRWKSFEENEDRPSKPRRYGVTEMRSPHYTLFNHNVLQDIFESMGDYVDGLKFSGGSDSLMPKAFIKQVIDTAHHHDVYVSTGDWAEHIIHKGPSGFKDYVEECKQLGFDTIELNVGSLGVPEETLLRFVRLVKTGGMKAKPHFEVKFNKSDIPRGGDRAYGAYIPPAPRSYELVEDVDLLIRRAERCLEAGADMIMIDADDVSKHADNMRADVIAKIIGRLGIEKTMFEASNQSASEWFIKQYGPNVNLFIDHSHLVDVECIRGRNLGRNHASVLGSSYFLF; translated from the exons ATGTCAGCATACCGATGGAAAAGCTTCGAAGAGAACGAAGACCGCCCCTCAAAGCCACGCCGCTACGGCGTCACCGAAATGCGAAGCCCTCATTACACTCTCTTCAACCACAATGTTCTTCAG GATATTTTTGAATCTATGGGAGATTATGTTGATGGTTTGAAATTTTCAGGAGGTTCTGACAGTTTGATGCCAAAAGCATTTATCAAACAAGTTATTGATACTGCTCATCaccatgatgtttatgttagcACTGGTGATTGGGCTGAACATATCATTCACAAAGGTCCTTCAGGATTCAAAGACTATGTGGAG GAATGTAAGCAATTGGGGTTTGACACAATTGAGCTGAATGTGGGTTCCCTTGGTGTTCCTGAAGAAACCCTTTTGAGATTTGTTCGCTTGGTCAAAACTGGTGGTATGAAAGCTAAGCCTCATTTTGAAGTTAAGTTCAATAAGTCTGATATTCCCAGAGGTGGTGATAGAGCTTATGGGGCTTATATTCCTCCAGCACCTAGATCATATG AATTAGTAGAAGATGTGGATCTCTTGATTAGGAGAGCTGAGAGGTGTTTAGAAGCGGGTGCAGACATGATAATGATTGATGCTGATGATGTCTCCAAGCATGCTGACAATATGCGCGCCGATGTTATTGCGAAGATCATAGGGCGCCTTGGTATTGAGAAGACTATGTTTGAAGCATCAAATCAGAGCGCATCCGAATGGTTTATTAAACAATATGGTCCAAAT GTGAACCTTTTCATTGATCATTCCCACTTGGTAGATGTGGAGTGCATCCGAGGACGCAACTTAGGTAGAAATCATGCTTCTGTTCTTGGTTCTTCGTATTTCCTGTTCTGA
- the LOC25493255 gene encoding uncharacterized protein has product MVRNYGFLVCIVVILMDVVAGILGIQAEIAQNKVKDLKIWVLECRDPSYQAFKLGLSASILLVLAHAIAHVLGGCICIKSKEEYKRATSNRQLAMAFLIFSWIVLGVAFSMLIIGTLANSKSRESCGISNHRFLSIGGILCFIHGLFTVAYYVSATATRREEYK; this is encoded by the exons ATGGTTAGAAACTATGGTTTCCTTGTATGTATTGTTGTCATTCTCATGGATGTTGTTGCTGGCATACTTGGAATTCAAGCAGAAATAGCTCAAAATAAG GTGAAGGATTTGAAGATTTGGGTACTAGAGTGTAGGGACCCAAGCTACCAAGCTTTCAAGCTAGGACTGAGTGCTTCAATTCTCTTGGTCTTAGCTCATGCAATTGCTCACGTACTTGGTGGGTGCATTTGCATAAAGTCTAAAGAAGAATACAAAAGAGCCACATCCAATAGACAATTAGCAATGGCTTTCCTCATTTTCTCATG GATAGTATTAGGAGTTGCATTCTCCATGCTGATCATAGGAACATTAGCAAACTCAAAATCAAGAGAATCTTGTGGGATATCAAATCATCGGTTTTTATCCATTGGAGGGATTTTATGTTTCATTCATGGATTGTTTACTGTTGCTTATTATGTTTCAGCAACGGCCACAAGAAGGGAAGAATACAAGTGA